The genomic interval AGACACCATGAAAAAGATCTCTTCCCTCCCCCTTGTTCTGGCAGCGGCCTTCGTCGCCGCGCTCAGCTTCGCTTCCTGCTCGTTCGACGCGAACACGGACGATCCGATAACCATTCCCGGAGCGCTTGAAGATTTCCCCGCGCTCGTCGGAACCTGGAACGCCTCGAGTTCATCAGACAAATACGTGTTGACGGACTCGACGTTGACCTATCACGATTATTCCGCCGGCGCGCCGGTCGCGTATACAGCCGATATCGAAAACCTCCGTTTTATCGATACCGAAAAAACAAGCGGCTATCTGACGGTGAAAATAACGGATGTAAACGAAGAGCTTACCTACGTATGGGACGGGGTTTCGTATCCGTCCTACACGCTTGAGGTCGGCACATTCATTTGCGTGTATTGGAAGAATCTTGATTCTGTTGCCGGTTCGGTGCAAATGGCGACGCCGTATAAATACGGCAGCAACTGCGACGGACTCGACACGACAGCGGAAGCTGAGGCCGAATACACCGTGGAGAACGAATACTTCGGAATGACCGGCGCCTACGTCCGTGCGAATGATTAAAGTCCGAATGCCCCGCCTCGCGCGGGCGGGGCTCTGTATTGGTTTTTTAATCGCCGCGCCCGGCTTCGCCGAGCTTAGCGAAGCTCTGCCGGCCGGCGATTACACTTCCGGAAGCGAGATTTTCAACGAAGAAGATTTTCCGCTTATATACGGCGACGGCCTGACGGTCGTGAGAAAGGCTCAGGTTACCGAAGACGCCCGGGTCTTGAACGAACAAGAGATACGCGAAATCAAGGCGGCAGACCTGGGAGAGCTTTTGGAAAAAGGCTTATGTATTGCGATCACGAGGAACGGCGGCTACGGCATGGTAAGCACGCCGAACCTGAGGGGATTCGGGTCGGGGCGGGTCGCGGTGCTCGTAAACGGAATCCCGGTAAACTCGGCCCAGAACGGATCCTTCGATCTCTCTTCTATAAATCCCGCCGCCGTCAGAAAAATCGAGGTTTCCCGGGGCGGAACCGACTCGCGCTTTACCGCGAGCGGGGCGATCGGCGGAACAGTGAACATTATTACGGGAACCGGCAACGACCCGGCCGCTCCGGACGGCTCGATCGGATTCAGAGCGGGAGCGTCGAACACGGCCCAGCTGCCGGCCGGAGAAACGGAAGACTACGCCGACACTCAGAATATCAATGTCGCGGTAAACGGAAAAAGCGGAAGACTCGAGTGGTCGGCGGACGCCTTCGCGAACAAGGCGGGAAACCATTACCGCTACGCGGACTCGCTGGGAAGGACGCTCCGCCTTGAGGGGAGCGAGGTTCTCGACGCGGGATTCCAGGGACGGGCAGATTTCAGAGCGACAGGAGCCGCGCGGATAACCGCGAACGGAAGCCTGTACTTCGCGGACAAACACAGCGCGGGGAAAATGAACAACGCCGATTCAGGCATTCAGGGAGACGCGCAGAGCCGGGAATCGGTTTCCGCCTCGCTCATCGGCTTTCCGTTCGCCGCAGCGGACACCGAAGCGACCGCCTCTCATGCGTGGACGCGCATGGACTGGGAAGACGGGTCGGGAAAATCCCGGCACGACCTAAACACCGCGTCTTTCATAGCGCGGCTGGCATGGTACGCCCGGGAAACGACAACCATTCACTTCGGAGCCGAGCTCGCGGGCAACG from Teretinema zuelzerae carries:
- a CDS encoding TonB-dependent receptor plug domain-containing protein, producing the protein MIKVRMPRLARAGLCIGFLIAAPGFAELSEALPAGDYTSGSEIFNEEDFPLIYGDGLTVVRKAQVTEDARVLNEQEIREIKAADLGELLEKGLCIAITRNGGYGMVSTPNLRGFGSGRVAVLVNGIPVNSAQNGSFDLSSINPAAVRKIEVSRGGTDSRFTASGAIGGTVNIITGTGNDPAAPDGSIGFRAGASNTAQLPAGETEDYADTQNINVAVNGKSGRLEWSADAFANKAGNHYRYADSLGRTLRLEGSEVLDAGFQGRADFRATGAARITANGSLYFADKHSAGKMNNADSGIQGDAQSRESVSASLIGFPFAAADTEATASHAWTRMDWEDGSGKSRHDLNTASFIARLAWYARETTTIHFGAELAGNVLDSTNLGSGISAIDGAVWTGGEWKPEKAFLAHPSLRLAYSAGDIVPIPKIGLAWFGDSGFTLKGNAFRVYKSPSFNDLYWSSDVWAEGNPDLKPEHGAGADAVVEYAGNSGFEAEASAHVSRLSDAVIWSPEGTKWKPMNAGDAVYWGLDARAEWKASKRFRFAGDYSYLDSRVLTDGRSFSDGKRMPYQSRHRGGGEVRAQFARWSGSVRGNWLGSRFTAIDNLTELPGVFTVDSGITVKAGNGVEFSVTGRNLGGAEYVLVEGYPLPGRTITLGVQYTYR